A genome region from Alkalimarinus coralli includes the following:
- a CDS encoding CsiV family protein — translation MKPKNLHRAITRFTLVLTLALSTIGAATAQANSKDNEAVSWYQIEIILFKHLQKFELEKERDTLDLPPISQKYVLVKGKPMVNSQLQRLDTSKLKLAKSYKAMSRSKNYKVLEFAGWKQPLIKEQGGIPLVIEAGEKFGKHHELQGRLTFRKSRYLHLIADLYMADYMRGSDINLQTWLLEDDSIALPITQLNKIANDISLHTNGNKTDKNGDNNEDNKTFDTEPTENYIANNISHMSEARRMRSGEIHYLDHPAFGLLVTIEPTDPPFVYNERR, via the coding sequence ATGAAACCTAAAAACTTACATCGAGCGATCACACGTTTTACACTGGTCTTAACTTTGGCGTTATCAACCATTGGCGCTGCAACCGCACAAGCTAACAGTAAGGACAACGAAGCCGTATCCTGGTATCAAATCGAAATCATTCTATTTAAACATCTGCAAAAATTTGAACTAGAGAAGGAGCGCGACACATTAGACCTGCCGCCGATTAGCCAGAAGTATGTTTTGGTCAAAGGCAAACCGATGGTTAATAGCCAACTTCAAAGGCTGGATACGTCTAAGCTTAAGCTGGCAAAATCATACAAAGCCATGTCTCGCAGTAAGAACTATAAGGTTTTAGAGTTCGCAGGATGGAAACAACCTCTGATAAAAGAACAAGGTGGCATTCCTCTTGTTATAGAAGCAGGCGAAAAGTTTGGCAAACACCATGAACTTCAAGGCAGGTTAACGTTCAGAAAGAGTCGATATTTACATCTTATTGCAGACCTCTATATGGCTGACTATATGCGAGGCTCTGATATAAATCTCCAAACCTGGCTGCTAGAGGATGACAGTATTGCACTGCCTATCACTCAACTTAACAAAATCGCTAACGATATTAGCCTTCACACTAATGGCAACAAAACCGATAAGAACGGCGATAACAATGAGGACAATAAAACGTTCGACACAGAACCGACAGAAAACTATATCGCTAACAACATATCTCACATGAGTGAAGCGAGAAGAATGAGAAGCGGTGAAATCCACTATCTGGATCATCCCGCCTTTGGTCTACTTGTCACTATTGAACCAACCGATCCTCCATTTGTTTATAACGAAAGGCGCTAA
- the mfd gene encoding transcription-repair coupling factor gives MTSNTLNIPNLPTASADHRQWGSVVPGFSPLIALEAIKKHQGLGLLITPNTETALTYETALKFFNNDRELEVLNLPDWETLPYDNFSPHEDIVSQRVETLYTLPKLKRGVLIIPISTLLHKLAPTSFLQGAGLLISVGQSLNIDKYRLDLEANGYRFVDTVYEHGEYAIRGSILDIYPMGSELPIRIELFDDEIETLRTFDTDSQRSLEKIDHINLLPANEFPWDKSSRAAFRTRWHDQFESAPTKECSIYKDVQSGIKPPGIEYYLPLFFDDSATLFDYLPDNTLIFTPPELHQVSAHYWSDIQHRYEERRHDRLRPILPPDSLFVPTNELFSELKRFPRVTLSAEKLEDSASVTNLSSSPLGDLSVNAKASDPLLHLRTFKETTSSRILICAESAGRQEALEELFSDHNLNMQKVLNWTDFQSSKAPLCMTIAPISDGFSDLSRNITVISESELFGQRVMQRRRRKRATDSGEIAVKNLSELRIGAPVVHIDNGVGRYQGLQTIEFDGQTNEFLVLEYAQSSKLYVPVSSLHLISRYSGTDESLAPLHKLGSDKWSVAKQKAAERIRDTAAELLDVYARREARVGFAASKPDDSYHAFCAGFPFEETPDQAAAIEAVEKDMLSPKPMDRLVCGDVGFGKTEVAMRAAFIATNSGKQVAVLVPTTLLAQQHYESFKDRFADTPVQVELLSRFRSASEQAKSLTAIENGNADIIIGTHKLIQKDVKFKNLGLVIIDEEHRFGVQQKERLKSLRSEVDILNLTATPIPRTLNMAMGGIRDLSIIATPPARRLSVKTFVRERDDATIKEAILRELLRGGQVYLLHNEVKTIDKAAEEIQALVEEARVGVAHGQMRERELEQKMSDFYHKRFNVLVCSTIIETGIDIPSANTIIIERADKFGLAQLHQLRGRVGRSHHQAYAYLLTPNQKSVSPDATKRLEAISAAQDLGAGFMLATHDLEIRGAGELLGDEQSGQIQSIGFTLYMEMLEQAVEAIKDGKTPNLDRPLKHGAEINLRIPALIPDDYLPDVHNRLILYKRIANAKTKPELKELQVEMIDRFGLLPDQVKNLFRQTELKLTAETLGVVKLDAGATSGRVEFSSDTEVDPLTIIQLIQSTPSKYRLDGASALKFEIDQSDTDGKLKEINQLLDTLAKSTSN, from the coding sequence ATGACTTCAAATACACTTAACATTCCAAACCTCCCCACAGCTTCAGCGGATCACAGGCAATGGGGATCCGTTGTGCCTGGTTTTTCCCCCCTGATCGCTCTTGAGGCAATAAAAAAGCACCAGGGACTCGGCCTGTTAATTACGCCAAACACTGAAACAGCCCTCACATACGAAACAGCACTTAAGTTCTTTAACAATGATCGTGAGCTTGAGGTTCTTAATCTACCGGACTGGGAAACGCTACCCTACGATAATTTTTCCCCCCATGAGGATATCGTTTCACAAAGGGTAGAAACACTCTATACGCTGCCTAAGCTAAAAAGAGGGGTACTGATCATTCCAATCAGTACGCTACTTCACAAACTCGCCCCAACCTCCTTTCTACAAGGAGCCGGGTTACTGATATCCGTAGGTCAATCACTCAACATCGATAAATACCGGCTTGATCTGGAGGCCAACGGTTATCGGTTTGTTGACACTGTTTATGAGCACGGAGAGTACGCCATAAGGGGATCTATTTTAGATATATACCCCATGGGTAGCGAACTACCCATACGCATTGAGCTGTTTGATGATGAAATCGAAACACTGAGAACATTTGATACCGACAGCCAACGCTCTTTGGAAAAGATTGATCATATTAACCTGCTTCCCGCAAACGAGTTTCCATGGGACAAATCTTCTCGTGCAGCTTTCCGCACGCGGTGGCACGACCAATTTGAATCAGCACCTACAAAAGAGTGCTCCATTTACAAAGATGTTCAATCAGGCATCAAGCCACCAGGGATCGAGTATTATCTGCCGCTTTTTTTTGATGACAGCGCGACCCTGTTTGACTACCTGCCTGACAACACACTGATATTTACCCCCCCTGAACTTCATCAGGTCAGCGCACACTACTGGAGTGACATTCAACACCGATACGAAGAGCGACGGCATGACAGACTTCGCCCTATTCTTCCTCCCGATTCACTCTTTGTTCCAACCAACGAACTGTTTTCGGAGTTAAAGCGCTTTCCCAGAGTTACCTTATCTGCTGAAAAGCTCGAAGACAGCGCATCAGTTACCAATCTATCAAGCAGCCCGCTCGGCGACCTTTCTGTCAACGCTAAAGCATCAGACCCCCTGCTTCATCTTCGTACGTTTAAAGAAACGACATCATCACGAATATTAATTTGCGCTGAATCAGCTGGAAGACAAGAAGCACTAGAAGAGCTCTTTTCTGATCACAATTTAAATATGCAAAAGGTTCTCAACTGGACAGACTTCCAATCCAGTAAAGCGCCTTTATGTATGACTATCGCGCCAATCTCAGACGGATTCAGCGACTTATCACGTAATATCACAGTCATTTCCGAATCAGAACTGTTTGGTCAGCGAGTCATGCAACGGCGTCGGCGTAAACGTGCGACAGACTCCGGAGAAATTGCCGTCAAAAACCTCTCTGAATTGAGAATTGGCGCCCCGGTTGTGCATATTGATAATGGTGTAGGCCGCTACCAAGGCTTACAGACTATTGAGTTTGATGGCCAAACCAATGAGTTTTTAGTGTTGGAGTACGCACAGAGCTCCAAGCTATACGTCCCGGTATCATCATTACACCTAATCTCAAGGTACAGTGGAACCGATGAGTCACTAGCCCCTCTTCATAAACTGGGCAGTGACAAGTGGTCGGTCGCCAAGCAGAAAGCCGCTGAACGCATAAGAGACACAGCGGCCGAGTTGCTGGACGTTTACGCCAGGCGAGAAGCAAGAGTAGGATTTGCTGCCTCAAAACCGGACGATAGCTATCATGCTTTTTGCGCTGGTTTTCCTTTTGAAGAAACACCTGATCAAGCCGCAGCAATTGAAGCCGTAGAAAAAGACATGTTAAGCCCCAAGCCAATGGATCGGTTAGTCTGTGGAGATGTGGGATTCGGCAAAACCGAAGTGGCAATGCGCGCAGCGTTTATTGCAACAAACTCAGGCAAGCAAGTTGCGGTACTTGTTCCCACCACACTTCTTGCTCAACAGCACTACGAATCATTCAAAGACCGTTTTGCAGATACCCCCGTTCAAGTGGAACTGCTATCTCGCTTTCGCTCAGCTTCTGAACAAGCAAAATCCCTAACCGCTATAGAGAACGGTAATGCAGATATTATTATTGGCACTCACAAGCTCATTCAGAAAGATGTAAAATTTAAAAATCTTGGCCTGGTTATTATTGACGAGGAACATCGCTTTGGTGTTCAGCAGAAAGAGCGCCTTAAATCTTTGCGTTCAGAAGTCGATATACTTAACCTCACCGCCACCCCAATACCGCGAACACTTAATATGGCAATGGGAGGAATTCGTGACCTTTCCATTATTGCAACACCTCCAGCAAGACGACTATCAGTAAAGACATTTGTTCGAGAACGGGACGATGCCACAATTAAAGAGGCGATACTTCGTGAGTTGTTGCGAGGTGGGCAGGTTTATCTTCTGCACAACGAAGTGAAAACAATCGATAAGGCTGCGGAAGAGATACAGGCACTGGTAGAAGAAGCAAGAGTCGGTGTTGCCCACGGGCAAATGCGAGAGCGAGAGCTGGAACAAAAAATGTCAGACTTCTACCATAAGCGTTTTAATGTTCTGGTTTGCTCAACCATTATTGAAACGGGTATCGACATTCCAAGTGCCAATACAATTATCATTGAGCGCGCTGACAAGTTTGGCCTTGCACAACTTCATCAATTAAGGGGCCGAGTTGGAAGATCCCACCACCAGGCCTACGCCTATCTGTTGACTCCCAACCAAAAATCAGTGTCACCTGATGCGACCAAAAGACTCGAAGCAATTTCTGCCGCACAAGACCTTGGGGCCGGGTTTATGCTGGCAACACACGATTTGGAAATCAGAGGCGCAGGTGAACTGCTCGGTGACGAACAAAGTGGCCAAATACAAAGCATCGGGTTTACCCTTTATATGGAGATGCTTGAACAGGCTGTTGAAGCAATTAAGGACGGTAAAACACCTAACTTGGACAGACCTCTGAAGCACGGCGCGGAAATCAACCTTAGAATACCCGCCTTAATCCCCGACGATTACTTACCTGACGTGCATAACCGCTTAATTTTGTACAAGCGCATTGCCAATGCAAAGACAAAGCCTGAGCTGAAAGAGCTACAAGTAGAGATGATTGACCGGTTTGGCCTGCTGCCCGACCAGGTTAAAAACCTGTTTAGACAAACCGAGCTAAAGCTTACTGCCGAAACCCTCGGTGTAGTAAAACTTGACGCTGGAGCAACATCAGGAAGAGTTGAATTCTCAAGCGATACCGAGGTAGACCCATTAACGATTATTCAGCTCATACAAAGCACCCCCTCAAAATACCGGCTCGATGGAGCAAGCGCACTTAAATTTGAGATAGACCAGAGCGATACAGATGGTAAACTGAAAGAAATTAACCAGTTGCTGGACACATTAGCTAAAAGCACCAGCAATTAA